TCGCCCCGGTTGGCCACCAGAACCTTATGCTTGGTATCGATCACGCTGTCTTTATCCCGCTATGGGTTGCCGTCTTTTGAGGGGAGGGCCGTCTCTTGATCCCCGGGCTGCTTGTCCCGGGTCTCCGCCGCCTGCTTTGCGGCCAGTTCCCGGGCCTTGCGCAGGTCGATAAGCCGCTTTTGAACCTCGAGGACCAGTTTGTCCAGCCGTTGCTCCATCCGGCGGTCGAGCCCGGAAAAATCCAGGCCCACAACACCCTCTCCGAGCACCCGGACCACCTTCACGGGCATATCCCGCAAGAAGGGCCGGTGGTGGATCTCCAAATCCAGAACGAGGGACTCTCCCTGTCGGAAACTTGAGGTTTCGTCAAGCAGGGCCAGTCCGGTGGCGCTGACATCCTTGACCGGGTAGGCCCGGTCATGGGCATGCACCCGGGCGTCGAGTCCCACCACCCTGGCCCTGAAGGCCCGGCGGGGACGTTCTTCGCCCTCAATGGTAAAGTCGAATTCCATGCCGTCCGCCTCGCGTCCATACGCGCCTTTCGCGCGTCGCGCCTGGGAAAATCACGACTCGTGGCGTATTGCGCCCCGGGCGGCCGCTATTCTCCGATCCATCGTTCCAGCACGAATTCCACCCGCCGGTTCCCGGCTCTGTTTTCCTCGGTGCTGTTCGGATAAAGAGGTTCTAAATCAGCTAATCCCGTGGCTGTCAATCGATTCGGGGGCATCCCCCGGCCCACCAGGTAGCGCAGCACGTTCACGGCGCGCATGGCCGAGAGCTCCCAGTTGTCGTGGAACCGCGACCCGGGAGGCGGAGGCTGGTCGTCGGTAAATCCCCGGATGTTGACCCGCTCCCCGGGCATCTTGATCAAAAAATCGAACATGGTGTCCAAAAGGGCCTTGCCCTTGGCGGCAAGCTCAGCTGAATCCTTGTCGAAGAGCACGCCCGAGGGCATGTTCAGGGTGATCTTTCCGGCCTCCAGGGTGGCCGCCACCACGCCCTCCACACCCTTGCTGGAGACGTAGGAACGAAAATCGTTATACACCTTGCGCTGTTCGTTTATGATCTGCTGTTTGAGTTTGGCCTGCTCCACCATGACCGAGACATCCTGGACCGATATCGGCGAGGTCATGAGCTCCTTGCCTTTGGCGCCCATGGC
Above is a genomic segment from Desulfolutivibrio sulfodismutans DSM 3696 containing:
- a CDS encoding PilZ domain-containing protein; amino-acid sequence: MEFDFTIEGEERPRRAFRARVVGLDARVHAHDRAYPVKDVSATGLALLDETSSFRQGESLVLDLEIHHRPFLRDMPVKVVRVLGEGVVGLDFSGLDRRMEQRLDKLVLEVQKRLIDLRKARELAAKQAAETRDKQPGDQETALPSKDGNP
- a CDS encoding OmpA/MotB family protein, with product MSAGDEIEGFEDETESEVPNEWLTTLADLSMLLMAFFILLFSMSSLDTKKFTDSFQSVKKAMGAKGKELMTSPISVQDVSVMVEQAKLKQQIINEQRKVYNDFRSYVSSKGVEGVVAATLEAGKITLNMPSGVLFDKDSAELAAKGKALLDTMFDFLIKMPGERVNIRGFTDDQPPPPGSRFHDNWELSAMRAVNVLRYLVGRGMPPNRLTATGLADLEPLYPNSTEENRAGNRRVEFVLERWIGE